The following DNA comes from Candidatus Zixiibacteriota bacterium.
GAAATCCGATGACGAACCGGAAAAATTAAATTTGCCAAAAATACGCATCGCCTCGATATCGCCTGAAGCCAGCCTGATATCGCAATCGCCTGTAATATTCTCTAATACCACATCCGAGGAAGCACTTTTAATCAATGTTTGATTATCAATATCCGAGACAAATATATCCGCTGAGGCGGCTTGTATTTCGAGGTTAATCCCTTTCGGGAGTTTAATTTTTAGCATTATATCAAGACCATCTTTATCGGTATCATTAAATAGCTTTTTAAAAATGCTGCGTTTGCGGCTATGGCGAGGAAGTTCTATATTAACCTGCGCTGTCGAATTATCAACTTGAAAGTCAAATATGATTTCTCCGGACATCTCTTTGGCATCGCCTTCATCATCGCAATAGAAAGTCTTTCTAAAATCAGCATATATATTATTATCAGAGGATTGTTCAATTTCAATAATGCCAACAGGGCAATCAATCACAATATTTCTAATTGCCTCCGCTGATTTAATCGATGATTCTTCAAATTCCCACTGGGCAGAAGAGCTTACAGTTAAAATTAAAAAGATAACTAAAATGTTTTTCATGGCAGCCTCCATAATTATCTTATCGCTTTCAATTTTTTCTTTAATAACTCACGGGCTCGAAATATACGGGCTTTAACTGTTCCAACCGGCACGTGAAGAATTTCAGCGATTTGCTCGTATGTTTTATCCTCTTGATGACGCATTACGATAACCTGCTTATATTTTTCGGGCAGAGAGTTTATTGCCTCGGTTATAGAAATCCGCTTTTGTTTGTTTGAGAGATCCTTTTCGGGATGATAAGACATATCGGCAACTTCAATACTAATATATCCATCTTTGGTGTTTATGGGCTGATCAAGAGAAAAAGTTTGTATTTTTCTTTTCCGAATGTGGTCAATCGATGAATTAGCGGCAATTTTATATAGCCAGGTTGTAAACCGATAACTTGGGTTATATGATTTCAAAGAGCCAAAAGCTTTAATAAAGGTTTCTTGGACCAGATCCTGCGCTTCCTCTTCATTGCGCACTATTTTGACAATAATATGAAATATTGCCCGTTGGTGCGACTCAAACAGAATCCGGTAGGCTTTCTGGTCGCCAGTTAAAGCTTTATTAATCAGAATCTCTTCCGATTTAGAAACCAGAACTACTCCTTGTTGGATTACGGCATTTTAACCTGAAAGTTGCAAACTCTGACTATCATTAAAACAATATATAATAAGATAAGCTTAATGATAATTCAAATAGATTTTATAATATTAACGGCAATTTGTAAAAATATTAGCAGCTATTGTCTTTGGCAAGATAATAATCGGCAGAAAAGCACAATAAACCTAATAGGCAATATTTATATAACACAAATTGAATTAATTAATAATCGGGAAAGAGCGAAATTGTTTATCCGGAAAAGCCCAGTATTTTTTCCAAAAGGTCTTTAATTTCATTAACCTTAAAAGGTTTATTTAAAAAACCGTCAGCTTTTTGAGATACAAGAAGGTTTTGAGTTTCGCCAACCGAATAACCGGTTATAATTACTACAGGCAAATTAGGATGATTGCTTTTAATAGCTTTTAATAGGTCAATGCCATCCATTTTGGGCATCCTCAAATCGGTAAAGACCATTGCATAATCACCTTGTTTCAGTTTATCTAAAGCATCCTGGCCATCTTCGGCTAAATTGCCTTTATACTCAAAAATCTCAAGAATATCAGATAACAATATAGACATATTAGGATTGTCATCGACGATTAACACTTTTCTTGATGAACTTTTAGTCATAGCATTACCTCATTCTATAATTCGGCATTTATACGATTCATTTTAGCGGCAATGTCAAAAAAATCAAATTATTATAGTAAGTCAATTATGGTGAAACACCGGATTATTGCATTATATCCCAGAAGTGATGATATCTAAACTCATCGATAGGATAAGTAAATTGTTTTAGCCAATTTTAAACATTTCAACTGTAAAATATGAGGCTAAATCCGCTAAAATCTATATATCGCTTTGAAACCAAATGTTCTTTGCTTGGAGTTGTAATCCGGTTGGATAGCAATATTTCTTTTATCGTGAATCTTTAAAACCGCTTTTGTTATAACAGTACCGTAAACAACTCCGTATAATACATCCGAGGGCCAGTGAGTATTAACATGCACTCGGTTAAAACCAACACTGGCGGCTATAGTATAGCTGATGATTGTTACCGGCAAGAAGTTAGCATGATGGGAGATTATAGTCGCTATTTGGAACATATTCGAGGTATGCCCCGAAAAGAATGAAACTCCATCGTTGAATTTGAAAAATCTCGGTCCCTTATTCCGTGAGGGCAGATTTCTACCGATTGTTTTTGACGCTATATTTTTTATGCCGCCGGCGATGCACCAGGATTCAAGAATCTGCGCTGATATTGTCTGAAGCGGCTTGATTCTAAAATTATAGCCAACTCCAAGC
Coding sequences within:
- a CDS encoding DUF4097 family beta strand repeat protein; amino-acid sequence: MKNILVIFLILTVSSSAQWEFEESSIKSAEAIRNIVIDCPVGIIEIEQSSDNNIYADFRKTFYCDDEGDAKEMSGEIIFDFQVDNSTAQVNIELPRHSRKRSIFKKLFNDTDKDGLDIMLKIKLPKGINLEIQAASADIFVSDIDNQTLIKSASSDVVLENITGDCDIRLASGDIEAMRIFGKFNFSGSSSDFQFEDIKGDMDISTSSGDGFIETAKGNLKVSTTSGDVKLYSLDGDLSFQSTSGDLKSEDISGEIDAKSTSGSLKMRLLKNTEGRFNLNTISGDVYLELPQTFGGDLVIETVSGSIESQLDMKTNAVSDSYFKGRIGSGSGKIYIETVSGDIAIESY
- a CDS encoding sigma-70 family RNA polymerase sigma factor, whose protein sequence is MQQGVVLVSKSEEILINKALTGDQKAYRILFESHQRAIFHIIVKIVRNEEEAQDLVQETFIKAFGSLKSYNPSYRFTTWLYKIAANSSIDHIRKRKIQTFSLDQPINTKDGYISIEVADMSYHPEKDLSNKQKRISITEAINSLPEKYKQVIVMRHQEDKTYEQIAEILHVPVGTVKARIFRARELLKKKLKAIR
- a CDS encoding response regulator, coding for MTKSSSRKVLIVDDNPNMSILLSDILEIFEYKGNLAEDGQDALDKLKQGDYAMVFTDLRMPKMDGIDLLKAIKSNHPNLPVVIITGYSVGETQNLLVSQKADGFLNKPFKVNEIKDLLEKILGFSG
- a CDS encoding phosphatase PAP2 family protein, producing the protein MNRKDAYWFGGFLITAGVIYMYDQAILDDLQERTNDDWYKPFADLGKTLDKYGNTQDWLYYYFAGLGVGYNFRIKPLQTISAQILESWCIAGGIKNIASKTIGRNLPSRNKGPRFFKFNDGVSFFSGHTSNMFQIATIISHHANFLPVTIISYTIAASVGFNRVHVNTHWPSDVLYGVVYGTVITKAVLKIHDKRNIAIQPDYNSKQRTFGFKAIYRF